GCTGAGGAGCTAACACTGACAGCAGTGTATAAACACGGATGAAGCTGGGTGGTTACAGACTTAATGGAGGTATACGGTGTCATGTGAGAGAACGCCACCCACTAAACCTTTACATCTGGTTCGAAGGGATTTTATTCAGGCACAGtttgaaagctgctgtcagagatTATATTCGGAGATTACCATTTCCTGCTCTGGATGAAAATTGGCGACAGTCATAACCTAATAACTTCAGACTATTAAATTGGTTGATCTtattttatcagcatgtaaacaCCAAATCCAGAATGCAATCCAAGGTCTCAGTATTGAATTAGCTGGTTTGATACTAGTCGTTCTGGAAATGATCACGTTCGAGTGTTATTGTCATGactttttcttctaatcagAAATGAGGCCTCAccccacatgtttttttccatgcacTATGTTATATCATACCTAtagtgtttcatttgttttatgccAGAAACTAATTTGAAAGTCATTGTTGGTCAGTAAAATGCTTTGGCCCTAAGTGAAACATTGTAAATATCTGGTGGAGTACACTGAAATACTGGAGCATACCCTGAATACAGTTTTTCACATGTCCATGATGCCACAACTAGATCTCTTGTACCTCTTGTctaaagtgcacacacatagcAACTCGTGTTGGGGAATATCATTCGATACAATCTGACACCAGTGGCGCACACGCAcatataaatgcagatacatTAGACAGATGAAATAGTCAAAGTTCACTGTCTGATTGGCAGATGCCCCCTCCACCTCGTTTCTCCCTGTGAGCTTCTCTTTGCAGGAACTGTTGAGTTACTCTATAATTTTGTCAGGTCTCAAACTTACTCTGTAAAGAGCCATGGCATCATCTATATTGTGAATTTGCATCATCAAGCAAACATTTCTGgttgatattatttttttcaaaaagagtTTAATTCCACATATTGAAAAAGCAGGAGATGAAATGATTGTGGCCATAATAGGTTTCCAGAGTTTTGTTAAGTGTTTCCTGACAGTGTTTCATGGATCCATACCTCACACCATCTTAAAACTCTCATCCTGTCCTATTTCATCATTGTGCTTGTACACCAATCAAGCTCCTCACCCTGCAGGgttgtttttgctctgaatgCACAGAATCAATAACAGAGTACATGtctttcttcattctttcaAATGGCTGCAATCAGAAAGAAACTAGTGATAGTCGGTGATGGAGCCTGCGGCAAAACCTGTCTCCTCATAGTGTTCAGCAAAGATCAGTTCCCTGAGGTCTATGTGCCCACTGTGTTTGAAAACTATGTGGCAGATATTGAGGTGGATGGTAAACAGGTAAGCTGTTTATTataatgtcacatttctttctttttgtcatgaGTCAATTAACACAGCATAGGGTGTGTAGACTGAGCCTCGGACCCTGAAGGTTTGTTTCATAATGTAACCTGAGCAGCACTTGGTTTTTAAGGATGATACTATGTTggacagttaaaaacaaaaaatgctaacaatatatcaaatgttaGTAATATGTTTTAAACTAATGCTTGTGCAATGCTTCATCTTTTTTGTCCATGATAAATGAACATAGAGACgctatttttaaatgataaacttGTTTGTGAAATTCTGTCATTTCATCTCACTTATCTCTAAACATGTACACTGATACCAACACATCTGGAAGAAGGTAACATTGGGTTGTATATTGGCCTGGCGGATTTGTCCATagacttaatttcccttcggggatgaataaagtaatctatgaataaagtaatctatccagacatatatacacagtatgtagaATCCACATTGACCGCTGGATCAAACGTCCACGTTGCCATCCAATTGGGCGAAatattttcaagaaaatgttttaagattaaaagtgcCTCTGGATTTTAGTTTAGTTGTATTTCAAAGCTTCTCCCTCACCCAGAATCTGCCTgatgtctgaatctgaatactTTTCCTGATTTTGAGCCATGGCTTTTAAACCTGATAATAAATcaccagtttgacattttgatgcatttttaacAAATTGAACAAAGCTCAATAATAACTTGTTTAACCTGTAcatcaacagaaatgaaaaattgaCTGTTGTGTACTGGAACAATTTTTTGTCAAACAACTGTTCTATCCAAcctttctgctgttttcctggTTGTCTTTGAATCTATCTCATGTTGTCAGAATCTAGGGCACAAACCTTGTAACTGAGCCCTGTAGCATTTAATTGTGATGCAGATATGGTGGTGTTGTGAAGTATGTAAGCATTAATGTCCTCGACCCCTGTAGGTGGAGCTGGCTCTCTGGGACACAGCAGGACAGGAGGACTATGACCGGCTGAGGCCTCTCTCCTACCCAGACACAGATGTCATCCTCATGTGTTTCTCCATCGACAGCCCCGACAGCCTAGGTGAGATTTCTTTCCTGCCATTGGTTTTGACAAATGTACCATTTGCTCCACATTCAACATGGACACTTTGTGCCCGATGCAGAGAATATTCCAGAGAAGTGGACTCCAGAGGTCAAACACTTCTGTCCCAATGTGCCTATTATTCTGGTGGGAAACAAGAAAGACCTGCGGAATGATGAACACACCCGTCGAGAGTTAGCCAAGATGAAACAGGTGAGTGAGGCCTGTACTTAACTGTGCTCATTCTGCAGCTTATACAAATTCAAACCTATGGGGGTTTGTTTAGACTGAATTTCATTATAATCCCAAAGGTTACTTATCTCAAAATGCATCAAATTGACTGAGTTAATCATGGGAAACTGTTTGTGAAACTGTAAGAGTGAGGAGTCCTCCATTTTCTGCACTTTTGGTTCTCACTGCAAAGCTATACAAGATAGTAAATGTTTATCTGCACACTCTAGTAACAATCAGGTTTGACAAGGTGGAATATTCTCACCAGTCCACTTCACTCTGTATATGGATGGTCTCTCCAAACAGTTAATAGAGTTAAGGACTGGCTGTATGGTGGGGATAGCATTGTTAACCCTTAGGGCACCTTCTGGACATCTTTGGccatttaagttttctttttttgataatTCTCACTGTGTTAATGCATATGACTCGGGACTTTCAAAAGATGTgtattttctgcagattttaaaatttgtgtaaaaaaatacaacctttTATCACCTTTGTGGCACAAAAAAAAGCCCCATTGGAACCCATTTTAACTGCTTTTTATCTCTTTGCCATGAAACCATAAAATCATgcattacacatttttattatttcattctgaAGTCCTGGCTTCaaagttatattttatatattgacCCATTTTCCATCATTTGGCATAAAGGTAAAATACATAGTATTTCCTGTAGTGGCACTATTTCTGTATAATGGAACCCATAAACCTAATGTATGCAAGTGAAATGATGTGTGAAACCTACATTTTGCTGTGAATATCTGTATGAGTTACAGCATGCTAAGCTTTCACTGtaactgtgtatgtgtaagtgtgtttgtgcatctgtgtgttgctAATCAGCAAAATAATTATGCAAAAATGATGTTAGTGAACATCAGTGACATATGCCAGGCTCTGTTAACCTtccaaaaataatgacattatcaTGTAGTCAAgggaaaatatgacattttctgtgttttgtttttatatagttaGCATAAAAACCGATGGTGTCAAACTGgagttgaaataataaaaatgaatgaatatttggtATTTATGATCAGGGCTGATGTTTAATacaattaattcattaaaagggaaaaaaatatttatatatatgtaaagttTATAACAGCATTTTTGGCCACGAAATGATTTAGTTGTCTTGTCTCCTCACAGTGCTGGTTTACAGCAACTGTACAAGCCTatgacatgtttaaaaagagTGTTGGATCCAGAGACTTAATTTTCTCTCATTCTATTGAACAGGCCGAGTCCTAAAGAAAGAACCAAGTGAAATATCTAGGTCACATCATTATGAATGATTTCTGTGATTCTGACGAGGTGCAGCATCGGTGCTGTAAACTCTATGCACAAGCCAACATATTCACTGCATGTATCAGCTgctagaaagatagaaagatgtgAAGAGATCAAACCATCAAGTCATCCCAttgaacttattttcttttttgattttgccACACAGGAACCAGTGAAGTCTGATGAGGCGAGGGAAATGGCTAACCGGATCAATGCTTTTGGTTACTTGGAGTGCTCGGCCAAGACGAAGGATGGCGTGAGGGAGGTGTTTGAGATGGCCACCAGGGCAGCACTGCAGGCCAAGAGAAGAGGCAAGAAAAGCGGCTGCTGCCTTTTATAGAGTGTCAGGTGACGCAGGatcaggagggaaggagggaaataaacacGGCTAAGAAAAACATCCCTGTGCCTGTTTCCACCAAGGTAGGCACAGTTGACTGGGGAGTTGTAGGGATGAAACcaggctaaagaaaaaaaggaaggtgAAATGCTATGGAAAAGgggaatacatgtatatacatttaagTTCGACATTATAGCTTTTAGCTTTCAAATAGAAATACTGTAATCTCGAGTTTAGGACTCAATAAAGCTGAAATTAAGAGAACATGACGAGAAGGGAACATCTCTCCTGCTCATACTCTTACTCCAGTACAGTAAGCTCCTCTGTGGCTGGTGGTCGAAATCAGACGAATGCCTGCCTAACTAACTGTTGGAAGACTTCCGTGGCTTGCAGTGTGACTGTGCTTGTCTTtcattctgtatgtttttcactCTCCTTAAATTCCAAAGTTAGAACTAACAAACTTTTTATGgacttgcttttcttttttatgaaccTGTGATATTTCATacaattttcaattaaaaagcagagtttaattgtttgcagttaagtataaaaacataatgagacCAACGACCATGAGTGTTTTATACCTGCttgttaattaataaaagttGACTGAGTTAACTTGGCCTTAAAGTGACAAAactctgtaaaattcagaatagaattcaagatcctgctcctcacatttaaagcccttaacaatcaagccccttcatatataaaagagttcataacaccatattatccaaacagatcacttcgttcacaaaacacaggctctcttgtggttccaagagtctgtaagagtagaacaggaggtagagcattcagctaccaggctcctctcctgtggaaccagctcccactctgggttcaggaagcagacaccatctcttacagttaaacttaaaacgttcctctttgacaaagcctatagttagttctggatcaggtgagtcctgaaccatcacttagttatgctgctataggtctagactgctgggggaactcccatcatgcactgaggacctctccacttctctctgtctctctgcccccccacattcattcatttatttattttaatacatgtcaatgactagttcactttgtactcccatagtctctctctctctttctctctctcatttcagatgtctctgaccccggaacctcaggacaacaactttaccattattactattattaattacaatatctcagtaattaattatgatatgaattgtgtctgttatcaataataattaaatgtcttaacactgttgtttacattttaactagtcagatctaatacctgatggtgctcaagtgttcccggtcttttATCGCTGCCGTTattgcagttattattattattatattctcccctgctttgtagcattaaattgattcattttcagatcctctgtcagttgtttagaggatcttgtttttgtgtgtcacataatttatcaggctctgtaaattcatttttggaagtctctatgccaatctaacaaatgcagcaaaaacaaatttactaaacaaatccttgcattttcaatcatgaggacgtacacaccagccaattaaaaacatattactataatgtcactgctgtccacattcacattaaatagattatatttgatcatcaattgtattgtttcaagtagtggtgtcatttcttcaaaataaaataaactgagctgccAACAGTCAACCCTCAGAAGACAATGCATTTCAAGCAGAGGTTGAATCCTTGCCGAAGGTGGATGAAATGAATTTCGCATCACTTCCTAAAGGCATCTCCAAACAggacagaagtgagagagaggagattcagtttaataattatttaataataattaataacagtttaataataataacatttattttatggattttactctattttatttttcacttgaacacagagttaaaaagacaacattttttggctggtatgtatatatgtaatgtatatgtaaagtacaaggtgacatattgcatttctttgtgacactgtatattcacagaatcacttcctgtttatcaatttgacctcaaagctaaatgtttatgttttgatgcagtttgatgtttgaatttcaaaaagctgtgaactatggcctgaaggttgtgtcaatggcttaacagacctgaaatagccgcagtgttatgtatgtaaaaataacatcattcaaacctattcaaagccacacacgtgaacagtaaataagcaagttctgtttcatctcatgtaaatattgaatataaaatctttatgcagataaaccaggtaggatgaatgaaAACGTAACACTACATCctagactgttaataaaaagctgtgcacactACGTCCAACACGCAAACGATAAAAAGGcctggagtttttctgtttcactactattaacatttgctttattctatgtaacatgtttacaaaccaaggtaacagttatttggggtattttttcAACCAGGGATTAGTTAGAGATATTGCAGGGAGAAATGGAACAGTCAGGAGCAACCCTTATGAGCTGTTAGATGAAGAGGTGCAGTCAACAGGCCACACATCTCAGTTTTCTCAGCCAGGCAAccaattcttttctctttgtgctactATTAACAGACCTGTCAACTTCAACAGGAAATCAGATCACAGTTGCAcacataaatggtaaatggttgtatttatatagcgcttttctagtcttgaagaccactcaaagcgctttacactacagttttccattcacccattcacacacacattcatacagaaatCTCAGCATGAATAGGAATAAAGTGACCGAAAGCAATGGACCGCTTCTaacgttcaatcaatcaatggatGATATTAATTTCCCACCACTACAAAGAGAGATCTATAAACCAGACAGAAGTGAAATTGGGGAGAATAATAAGACAACTACatctaaaaagaagaagaagaacataatAGCAAGAGTTGTATATGGAATTCCCGTCATTAGAcctgaagtgaaaaggaaagtgcagtctccccgaaagagaaaaaagggactTGTATATCACCgttcatttccagcatgtcaggaaacaaaggcaacaaacatgcctgtcctgagggtggactcagcagagatgaataaggacgagattgtcctgaggaaagagacaacaaagacaattgaagaccagactgtcctgaggaaagagacaattgaagaccagactgtcctggggatggaggaagaggcaaaagtgtttcagcctccatctccacaggcagaggcatcgacttctcagtccacaggaactcagtttgctgggacagctgatgtttcttcacacacagaggcatctgcatttgaagtgaaaaggaaagtgcagtctcccccaaagaaaaaaaaaggaagttgtaTATTGCcttccatttccagcatgtcaggaaacaaaggcaacaaacatgactgtcctgagggtggactcagcagagatgaataaggacgagattgtcctgagtataaagtcagaagagatatatgaagaaaagattatccctaggacagagtcagcagagtcaattgaagaccagactatcctgaggaaagagacaacaaagacaattgaagaccagactgtcctgaggaaagagacaattgaagaccagactgtcctggggatggaggaagagacaaaagtgtttcagcctccatctccacaggcagaggcatcgacttctcagtccacagaaacacagtttgctgggacagctgatgtttctacacacacagaggcatctgcatttgtgtctgcatctgaGCCTAAGTTTGAATCTGGCAGTGGGGTTGATTTGACCACACATGCCTACTCTGAACTCTCGAATCAGCTCCTGTATGAGAAGCACATGAAAATGATCGCTCAGTTACATGAAAATGATGACCTCGTCAGAAAGGCAAAGGATATGGAGCgaaaaattgtatatatttatgccaCTAAAGTGGGTCTAGGGAAGGAAGTTTCACGACTGAGGATGCTTCAGTCAAGTGGTAGCCAAAAGGTCAGTGACCTTGAGAGAGCtgtccaaactgaaagagagaaaacaatggagaaagagacatgcctcgccagagagattgaggaaacatccaaaatccaaacctccctggttcaagcccatgaccaactggaaaagtcaagatgcctttgggagcatgagaagtcccaaatcttggctacacatagtcaggaaacctccaggctcaaggcagctctgctacaggaacaggaaggaggaaggaaggaaagacacCAGTGGCAGTCGGAAATGTCCACAATTCAGGTGGCTCTCAACACCACTAAGCAAGCTCTGGAGGCAATGGAGGAGGATAAAGTAAAGTGGAGCGAGGAAATGATTAGGAGAATAACAATCCTAGAAGAGATGATAAAGGTGAaagagagcaaatcaaagaaacCGTCTTTGCTGAGACgatttttccagctctttaaaagaaccaggaaaacaaacacttgcacttaatcactgttgtgactatgtactcattaaacgtggcaccattaaatggtgttgtggcagtcgaccatgccacggggtacacaccacgacagccagagacgaaccagtccaaccattaggtgctcagcaacatcttttcatttaatacaaagagaactgacagaacacttaacttaaagggtccagcactttctgctggacctttagcttcgcccagtctcttccccagtgtgttccacgaggcagctctgctgctgccttttcaagcatgaggatcaatcagctaacagctctcacctgtgctgactgatcctctgtggtgcaggtaacggtgctctcccagccccttcacctctaCATACCCCCACTGTCAGATTCAGGaccgggagctatccggcctgaactgCTCCCCCCCTTCCATCCGCCCAGGGGAGGAACCCACCCCACCAAAGGAGGCGCTCCGGGCGTCAAGCAGGTGGGCATCGCGGGATGCGGCGTCTCTCtggcggcctggaaggtgggcgccgccgcacaggcaccttggaccccggaacaggagTGCGCCGCCGTCTGGGGGACCAATCCATAGAAGCAGGGTCGGCAGGCGtcggcctttgtgtgtgtgggattgtgtttcagggttaaaaaaaagtgcatctaaaaaaatgagtgtaaaaagaatttacccttgagggatcaataaagtatctcttctctttcttgacagtatagaggttggcaaaattcacacttatgcaacattaataaagacgtgttttaaagaaaaacatttattatgaaaaaaataaaagtataaacacacaaacttacaaaaggtgtacttactatatacagatgtgtgtgtgtgtgtgtgtgtgtgtgtgtgtgtgtgtgtgtgtgtgactgagattcaaaatggcagctggccactatgaagacaaaaggccccctggagtggtgggaccatgtggctgagatcacatgtatgtgttaagtttgtggagatgagtgtgtgaggtgttggtgccaggttaaagaaagtagttagatgcatgcaaagaaaatgaaaagcctaacagaactaacattaactttcaaataataaataacacgtgttgtgttgttgacgtgctgacgtattgcggtgagcgtattgtgtcacctccttgttttgaactcttctctttttcgtCTCTCCCTATTCTGCTAAtatctgactcactgaagctaattttgagtcacactcacagttttACTATTCCTTacactcacctctccctctcttagcgACTCATTTTCTAAATCACTGTGATTTACACACTACCCGTGTTAGCTTAGCAAcatagcattagcagctaacaatggcttctaataagtgctatacaaatgcagttattattattattattattatattctcccctgctttgtaccattaaatggattcattttcagatcttctgtcagttgtttagaagatcttgtttctgtgtgtcacataatttatcaggctctgtaaattcatttttggaagtctctatgCCAATCTAACAAATTGGCCCCCCTCTATGGCCAAATACCAGATGGCCCTGGAATGTCTGGATGTTCTTTATTAAAGTCACTGATAAGATCCAAGTCCATAATAAAACTGTCCGGAACCCACTGGCGTTCTTCAGGTCCATACCCCACCCAGTCCACCAGGAGTTTCCTGCCCTGGCCCCTTTTACGCACCGCCAGCATGGTGTACACCGGCCCTCCATCGACCATACGGGGAGAAGGGGGTGATTTGGTAGCTGGAAACAGAGCACTCTCCTTGACCGGCTTAATTTTGCTGACGTGGAATGTGGGATGTACTCGGAGGGACCGAGGCAGACGAAGACGCACAGCCTCTGGATTGATAATCCTGGTGATGGGGAACGGACCGACGAAGCGTGGAGCCAGTTTGCGCAACTCCACCTGAAGAGGCAGTTCTTTGGCCGCGAGCCAGACTCGCTGGCCAGGCTGGTAGACAGGAGCCGGTCTCCTGCTGCGATCTGCAGCTCTCTTAACTCTGTCCCCTTGACGTATAAGAGTCTGTTGCGCTGCAGCCCAGATAGGGCATGGGCTGATGGGACAGACACCTCAGGTTCGGACTCAGAAAAGATCGGGGGTTGGTAaccaaaaacacacttaaaaggGGACATACTGGTGGCTGAGGTGGGAAGGGAATTATGGGCGTACTCGACCCATGTCAGGTCGAGTACGCCCATAATTCGCCCATAACTCCATGACGCGGGGAAAACCCCCGCGTCATGGAGTGGCACCGATGACACCGATGGTGTTACGCCCCGTTGCcggggaaaatataaagtaaa
This sequence is a window from Paralichthys olivaceus isolate ysfri-2021 chromosome 6, ASM2471397v2, whole genome shotgun sequence. Protein-coding genes within it:
- the LOC138410571 gene encoding rho-related GTP-binding protein RhoA-C, which encodes MAAIRKKLVIVGDGACGKTCLLIVFSKDQFPEVYVPTVFENYVADIEVDGKQVELALWDTAGQEDYDRLRPLSYPDTDVILMCFSIDSPDSLENIPEKWTPEVKHFCPNVPIILVGNKKDLRNDEHTRRELAKMKQEPVKSDEAREMANRINAFGYLECSAKTKDGVREVFEMATRAALQAKRRGKKSGCCLL